A genomic region of Glycine max cultivar Williams 82 chromosome 15, Glycine_max_v4.0, whole genome shotgun sequence contains the following coding sequences:
- the LOC100797696 gene encoding LOW QUALITY PROTEIN: repetitive proline-rich cell wall protein 1 (The sequence of the model RefSeq protein was modified relative to this genomic sequence to represent the inferred CDS: inserted 2 bases in 1 codon) translates to MQVWGKINSSFQTFSLFSFHWCGLAVFSMRKPSSLQSALLRFGVPLLLVITFCYATSTAAATTQVSGNEELPKTNLNGHDEEAKFGFFHHKPIFKKHIPIPVYKPVPKPFPVYKPIPKPVPVPVYKPIPKPVYKPIPKPVPVYKPIPKPVPVPVYKPIPKPVYKPIPKPVYKPIPKPVPVYKPIPKPVPVPVYKPIPKPVYKPIPKPVYKPIPKPVPVYKPIPKPVPVYKPIPKPVYKPIPKPVPVYKPIPKPVPIYKPIPIFKPIPKPVPIYKPIPIFKPVPKPVPIYKPIPIFKPVPTPIPFFKPIPKPVPIVKPIPIPVFKPIPKPFPIVKPIPXKPKSFFKPETFFRKPIPKLHPNLIKHGLLHFPIHNTIPTISTP, encoded by the exons ATGCAAGTATGGGGCAAGATTAACTCAAGCTTTCAGACATTTTCCCTTTTCAGCTTTCATTGGTGTGGCCTAGCTGTTTTCTCAATGAGAAAGCCTTCATCTCTGCAAAGCGCACTTTTGCGCTTTGGGGTTCCCTTGTTGCTTGTTATCACCTTCTGTTATGCTACTTCTACTGCTGCAGCAACAACTCAAGTTTCAG GGAATGAAGAGCTGCCAAAGACAAACCTAAATGGGCATGATGAAGAAGCAAAATTCGGATTTTTTCATCATAAACCAATATTCAAGAAACATATTCCAATTCCAGTATATAAACCTGTACCAAAGCCATTTCCAGTGTATAAACCTATACCAAAGCCAGTTCCAGTTCCAGTGTACAAGCCTATTCCAAAGCCAGTGTATAAGCCTATTCCAAAGCCAGTTCCAGTGTACAAGCCTATACCAAAGCCAGTTCCAGTTCCAGTGTATAAGCCTATTCCAAAGCCAGTGTACAAGCCTATTCCGAAGCCAGTGTATAAGCCTATTCCAAAGCCAGTTCCAGTGTACAAGCCTATACCAAAGCCAGTTCCAGTTCCAGTGTATAAGCCTATTCCAAAGCCAGTGTACAAGCCTATTCCGAAGCCAGTGTATAAGCCTATTCCAAAGCCAGTTCCAGTGTATAAGCCTATTCCAAAGCCAGTTCCAGTGTATAAGCCTATTCCAAAACCAGTGTACAAGCCTATTCCAAAGCCAGTTCCCGTGTATAAGCCTATACCAAAGCCAGTTCCCATTTATAAGCCAATTCCCATTTTTAAGCCAATACCGAAACCAGTTCCCATTTATAAGCCAATTCCCATTTTTAAGCCAGTACCGAAACCAGTTCCCATTTATAAGCCAATTCCAATTTTTAAGCCAGTACCAACACCAATTCCTTTTTTTAAGCCTATACCAAAGCCTGTTCCTATTGTTAAACCTATTCCTATTCCAGTTTTTAAACCCATACCTAAACCATTTCCAATTGTTAAACCTATCCC TAAGCCAAAGTCATTTTTTAAGCCAGAGACTTTCTTCAGAAAACCTATTCCTAAACTTCACCCAAATCTGATAAAGCACGGTCTTCTACATTTTCCAATTCACAATACAATTCCTACAATTTCAACTCCATAA